The region GCTCATGTGATATACCACATCAAGGTTGTGTGATATGAATAAATAAGACATTTTATATTCCTCTCTCAACTGTTGAAGCAAATTTATTATCTGACTCTGGACAGATATATCAAGCGCCGAGGTTGGTTCATCGCATATTATTAGCTTTGGCTTGAGTGCTATGGCGCGTGCTATAGCTATTCTCTGGCGTTGACCACCCGAAAACTCGTGTGGATATCTGGAAAGGTACTCTCCATGCAACCCAACCTTTGAAAGCAATTCCCGTATGTATTCTTCCTGCTCTTTTTTAGAAGAAAAAACATTATGCGCTTCTAACGGTTCTTTAACAACATCTGCAATAGTCATTCTTGGATCAAGTGAGTTGAATGGATCTTGAAAGATCATCTGAACACTCCGCCTGAAAGTCTTTTCAATCTGTCTTGGTAATTTTTTCGAAATATCGACCCCGGAAAAATTTATCTCACCGGCAGTGGGTTGAAGAATCTTTGCAACAACTCTACCAAGTGTGGTTTTCCCGCAGCCAGATTCACCCACAACACCAACTGTCTCGTTTTCACATATCTCAAGATCTATTTCTTCAAGCGCTCTTACCCATCCACTGATTTGCAAAAATACCCCGGATCTTATTGGAAAATATTTTTTCACTTTTTTCAAGGAAATGATCACTTTTCATCGCTCCTTGCATACAACCAGCACGAAACACCCGTTCCGTCAATGAAAAATTCAGGTGGTTCCTGCTCTATGCATACATTTTTCGCATACTCACATCTCGGGTGAAATCTACAACCTTTCGGAAAATTTGTAGCACTTGGGACGTAGCCGGGCACATATGGCAGCAATTTTCCTTTGTACTCTCTTCTAACGCGGGATCGCAATAAACCTTTGGTGTAAGGATGTTTTGGACTTTTAAAAATTTGTTCGACTGTCGCACGTTCTACTATTTTTCCAGCGTACATAACATGCACTCTGTTTGCCAATTCTGCGACAACCCCAAGATCATGGGTTATAAAAATTACAGATGTTCTATAAGTGCTTTGAAGGTCCCTAAAAAGGTTTAGAACCTGGGCCTGAATAGTGACGTCCAGAGCCGTAGTTGGCTCATCTGCTATCAATACATCTGGATTTGTCAACAATGCCATGGCTATCATTATTCTCTGGAGCATCCCTCCGCTCATCTCGTGTGGATACTCATCGAATCTTTTTTCTGCGAGGGGTATCTGTACTTTTTTGAGCATATCTATACAAAGTTGTCTGGCTTGATCTGGATTGCAATTAAGATGTGCCATGGCAACTTCCATCATTTGTTTTCCAACTGTGTAAAGAGGATCGAAAGAAGACATGGGTTCCTGAAAAATCATCGAAATCTTTTTTCCTCTGATTTTTCTGTATTCTTCGTTAGAAAGTTTCAACAAATCTATTTCACCATATCTGATACTTCCCTGCACGATTGCAGGTGGGCATTTAATAAGGCCAAGTATAGTCATAACTGTGACAGATTTTCCACAACCAGATTCTCCAACCAAAGCAAGTACTTCTGCCTCATTTAAGTGAAATGAGATTCCATCCACAGCTTTCACGATTCCATCAGGTGTTCTGAAATACGTCTTTAAATTTTCAATCTGCAGAATTTTCTTCATATTTTTTCAACCACCCTGTATGGATCAAGTGCATCTCTGAGCGCATCTCCAACAAAATTGAAGGCAAGAACAGAAATCATTATAAAAATACCCGGTATTAAAAGCCACGGGCTTGTCGATAAAGTTGAAAGAGATTGAGCCTGCTTTAGTAAGAGTCCCCAGCTTGTCATTGGCTCTTTTATACCAAGCCCAAGAAAACTTATCGCACTTTCACCAAGAATCATTCCAGGTATGGAAAGGGTTGAAACAACTATGAGATAACTCATTATGTTTGGAATAAGATGTCTTGTTATAATTTTGAAATCGGATACCCCTGCAACTTTGGCTGCCAAAACAAATTCTTTTTCTCTCAAACTAAGCACCATCCCTCTTACCACTCTTGCAACTCCCATCCACCCGATGAGGGACAGAACCACTACTATACCAAAATACACCCACGTACTCGGCCAGCTTGGAGGAAGAATTACTGCAAGCGCAAGCCAGAGAGGTATCCTTGGAAAAGATCTGAGTAATTCTATAAATCTCTGTATCAGAACATCTATCCATCCGCCATAGTAGCCAGATATGGCACCCATAATAGCCCCGATTACAACACTTATAAGTGTTCCAACAAGGCCAACAGTGAGTGATACTCTACCACCCATCAAAACTCTTGAAAAAAGATCTCTGCCAAATCTATCAGCACCGAAGAGCAAGAGCATCGCTTCAGATGAACTTGCTTGAATGCCAAAAAGATGAATATCTGTTTCAAATAGCCCCCAAAATCTGTATTTTTCACCACGGACGAAGAATTTTATCGGATAAATCTTTGTTTTATCCTCTTCATATCTAACCATAAAAGTTACAGGATCTCTTGTTTTTTTCAAACCGTAAATGAAAGGTGATCTTAACTCTCCATTGTGGATTATTCGTATCCTTGTTACAGGAGCGTTTGTGAATCTACTGTGTGTTTCTTTGTAATTGTATGGGGAAATGAAATCAGCAAATATAACAAGCAAATACATCACAATCAAAATCCAGAAACCTATCACGCCGAGTTTATGTTTTTTAAATTGAGAAAGTACTCTTTTCCACGTTGTCATGCAGTTTTCACCTCAACTAACCCTGATACGCGGGTCAAGTACTGCAAGGGCAATATCCGCTAATAGATTTCCAATTTGGGTTATCAGTGCTATAAACATCAAAAATGTCATAACGAGATACTGATCATGATTTAACAGCGCGTTGTAAAAAAATGGACCAATCGTAGGCAGGTTCAAAACAATAGAAGCAATTATTGTGCCGCTGAATATATTAGGCAATTCCATGCCAGCGATACTGACAAGTGGGTTCAGCGCATTTTTGATAATATGCCTTTTCACAACTTTCTCACTTAATCCCCTTGCTCTCAGTGATGTGACAAAGGGTGATCCCATTATGTCAAGCATGTTTCCTCTCATTATTCTCATCAAACCAGCAAGCCCACTGACCCCCACGACGATTACTGGAAGCCAGATGTGGTTGAGTAAATCCACAAATTTTTCCCAGCTCCATGGAGCACCTATAAATTGTGGGGAAAAAAGCCCGCCAACTGCTGTGCCGCCTACTTTGAGTATCAGGTACATCAAAACAAGCGCCATGAAAAACTCAGGTATAGAAAGACCTATGAAACCCACAACGGTTAAGGTATAATCGCCAGCAGTGTAGGGATGAAATGCAGAATAGATCCCCATTGGAATTGCTATCAACCATTGAAAAACTATGGTAAACAAGGCTATTGCAACTGTCCATCCAAGTCTTTCCCATATTAACTCAACAACAGGTCTTTGATAAGAAAAAGAATAACCAAAATCACCTTTCAACACAATATTTTTTATCCACATAAAATATCTTTCATATGCAGGTTTATCAAGTCCAAGTTCTTTTCGCAGAGACTCTATCTGTTCAGGTGATATCCTCGGATTTTCAAGATACTGAGACAGAAAATCCCCAGGTTGTAATTCCGTCACAACAAAACACACAATAGATATTAAAAACATCATTGGAATCATTATCAATACTCTCCTGAGAATGAATGACCACATGACAAGTCCTCCAAAAAAGCTTCCCCCGACCCGGGGGAAGCTATCTTATTTCCTGTATGCAGTCCAGACAGTGAACACTATCATTCCTTCATCTGTAAGGCCTGCATTTCCAAGGGTGTTGTTTATACCCCATATGTTCATGCCCTTGCAAACGAATATTACAGGAAGATATACATGATAAAGTTCCTGCCATTCGTCGTAATACACTTTTCTTTTTGCTGGATCCATCTCAACCTGACCTTTTTCAAACAGTTCCCAGATTCTCTTTTCCCAATCGAACATGTTCTCGAAAACAGGCTGTGGTGGTGTTTTTGTCTTATCCATCGTTGAGTAGTGCCAGTAATAGAGTTGTGTTCCTGGTTGCCATATCGCTTTTCTTAGCTGCGGATCTGGCTGGTTACCAAATGCCCTGACACCAGCTTGGAAATTGCCAGCACCAAACATTTGTCCAACCAGAGAAGAATCCAGTATCTGTAAATTCACCTTTATTCCGATTTTTTCGAGATCCTGAGCAAATATAACTGCAACATCCTGATACTCTTGTGGAGAACTCTGCACAAGCAGGTTAAATTCTACTCTTTTACCATTCGAAAACAGTCTATAACCATCTTTATCTTTCTTATTCAAACCAATTTTGTCAAGCAACTCGTTGGCCTTTTTCAAATCATAAGGTCTGAGAAGTTCCTCGATTTTTGGATTATAAAAAGCTTTGTTTGAAGGAAGCATCAATCCCGCATCTGGTATCGCAAGTCCAGCGAAAACTTCATCTATAATTCTTTCTCTGTTCAGAGCATATTCCATGGCTTCTCTAAATTCAAGCGTTCTAAAAAGTTCTCTGAGCTGTGGATCATCTACATCAAAATTAAACGAGATGTGTATAGGGCTTGGAGTGGCCTGGTTTGGTTGAGTTGCATAAACTTTATACGGTGCTTTGCCTGTGAGCTCTTGCTGTTTCAACATTGGATAATCTTTCGATGAGATCGCCATAAAATCGATCTCTCCTGCCATGAATTTCGCAAGTCTGACTTCCGCATCTCTTACAATCAGATATTCAACCCTGTCAAAGTATGGCAATCTGTTTCCAAATCTGTCAACTTTCCAGTAATATGGATTTCTTTCCAAAACGATTTTTTGGTCGGTGATAACCTGCGAGAGCTTATAAGGACCATTAACAACTATCTCTTTTGGATCTGTATTGGACAACCACAGTTTGTTTACCGAACCAAGATCGTTCTTGTCAATCAAAGGTTCAAGTTTATGCTTCGGATAAATATACACATGCGACAACACTGTGAAAAATGGACCATAGGAGGAAGGTAAAATCGCTTTCACGGTCTTATCATCAATCTTTTGCCAGATTATAGGTTTGTTCTCACCTTTTTCATCAGGTATGGTGAATCTGGCAACAGAGTTTCCGCGTGCGTAGCTATTCATCACGAAATACTCAAAGGTGAATATTACATCATCTGACGTGATTGCTGTGCCATCAGACCAGTAAGCCTCTCTGATTTTGAATGTAACCTCCCTGCCATCTTCTGACACAGTCCAGGATTTTGCCAGAGCAGGTCTGATCTCGTTCGTCACAGGATGCATTTCTACAAGCGTAGAAAACATTGGTCCCATAACTACCGTATATGCAGCAGAATCAAGTGTTCCATAAAGCAAAAAAGATTCAGGTGTGGATGATAAAGCAAGCCTCAAGGTGCCTCCAATTTCTGGATTTGAATCTGGTGTGAGAACCGCATCTTCGACAAAGTACTCGGTAGCCATTAGAAGAACAGCACATAACAATAACAGAAAAATGAAGACCCTTTTCATGAGGAACACCTCCCAGAAATAATGTATTGATAATAATACTAATTTTCCCAGAAGGTATAATATCACAGAAGAAAGAAATAATCAAATGGAGGAGATAACATGAAAATACTTTCGATCGAAGGCGGAGGAACAACTTTAAAGGTGACCCTCGTGAGAAATGGAGAGGTTCTTCAAAGAGCTACTTTCAGCAAAGGAACGAACCTTTCTGCAATTTCAGAAAAGCAACTTGAGGAAACTATAGCAGAAGTTGCAGGCTGGTCAGGAGAGGTTGACGAGATAAGGGCAGCATTTTCTGGCGCTGGAAGTGAGGAAAGAAAAAAAATCCTGCTTGCGGTTTTGAATAAATGCTTTCCCAATGCTAAAATAAGGATCTTCACAGATGCTGAAGCAGCCCTCTGGGCATGTTACGAAGGGAAGCCTGTAACCGTAGTCATAGCTGGTACAGGATCAATTGTCATGGGAATAGACAGCAGTAAAAATATCTTCAGGGCAGGAGGATGGGGACATTTGTTTGATGACGAAGGAGGAGGATTCAGTATAGTTTGCAAGTTGATTAGACAGGCGTTGAATTACAGAGACGAGCTCATAGATTACGATCCAATTTTTGATCAACTATTGAGTTTCTACGGAGCAAAAAAAATAGAAGATCTTGTGGAGCTTCAAAGATACAATGATTTCAAGCAAAAAATAGCCTCTTTCACAAAGCACATGAAGCTAACTCCGCTATCAAAAAAAATCATAGAAGAAGAAATAGAGGTCCTCGCCAAAAGGACCTTCCACATAATCTCAAAAGTGAATTCCAAAAAGCTTTATGTACATGGAGGCATGTTCAGTATGGATTACTTCTATCAAAATTTTGCTGATCATTTTAAAAATATAGAAACCCGCAAAATCGAAAGAGATATCGATTTGCTACTCGCCGTCAAGTCTCATTTTTTACTGGGAAGCTATTAATTCAATATATGTTCTGAAAAATTTCAACAAAGATTCTGCAGTTCATCTCCATCTTCTGTGAGGATGAATAGCAGTTGATGAATATCTGGTTCGGTATACAATAAAAGCAGGGCAGGAATAGCCCATTCACGCCTGTAGAGATTGGACCTCTACAATTGGAAACACAGCCCTGGTAGCAAGCCTGGCCAGTGAAACAGGAAACCTCCACCTCCTTAGGTGGATGGTAAAGCTGTGAAAATCTTTGTCAGTGAAATTTTTTGATATCAATTCAAAATTGTAAGCAAATATTATTTGAACGCCAGCTTTTGCACTATGAATTTCAATTTTTCGCCGTTTTCAAAGTTCTGGATCAATTCATGCAACATATCTCCTTCAGCACTGTTTATTGTATACTGAATAAAAGAAAGATCAATGTTTTCAAAAACAACAGAGGCATCATGTTGAACAGTATTTTTTATTATTTTCTCTTTCTCTTTTAGAACTCTCAAATCCTGCATTTTTCTGTTCTGCATAAATGTTCCACGCTTTGGGATAAATGGATTTGCAGAGATTTTTACTCTGTAGCCCATGCGCTTTGCTTTCCTGACGAACCATCCGATTTTCTTCAAATCAGACTCTTCTTCCTCGTCAAATCCATACATGAAATACATTTTAACTTCTCTGAAACCAGCCTCGGAAGCTACTACTAATGCGCTTTCTATCTGCTGGTCAGTGAAGTTCTTTCCAAGAATTTTCCTTATCTTTTCACTTGCAGATTCCGGAGCAATCGTGAAAGCATGTTGACTGCGCTTCAAGAAACTGACGAATCGCTTACTCAATCTGTCAAGCCTTAGAGAAGAAACAGACACTTTTATACTATTTTTTTCGAGCCAAGATAACATTTCTTCGAGCCACGGGTAATCTGTCACATTTGATGCAATCAATCCGACAGAACAGGTTTCTGTATGCATGATTAGCCTCTTTAAAGTTTCTATATTAAGAAACCTTGCCGGCTTTCTCAAAGCGCCCATCATGCAAAAATTACAATTCCATACACATCCACGTTCTATTTCGATGAGCAATCTATTTTTGAATTCTCCGTGCGAGAAAATAATCGGACTGGCTGGAATGGTAAGATTCAAATCGCTTATTTTTGAGATTTCTGACTCCTTTTTTCTTAAAACAGGCACAGATGCAAAATGAAGCTCAGCCATTTTCTCAACCAATTTTTCGCGTGAAATATATTCGAGAACTGAGTCCAAATTTTCAACCATTGGTTCAAAATCACCGTGAAGAATCACATCTGCAATAATATCAAACACAGGGAGTTTCGTATATGTCAAAGCGCCACCAAAAACTACCAGAGGGTCAAATGGTCTTCTATCTATATTTCGTATTGGAACAGATTTCTTTTTAAGGATTGAAATAATATTCAACAAATCGTTTTCAAAGTTCACCGCAAAAGCCCATATTGGAAACTCGTCGAGTGGTGTCAGAGAATCTATAGAATAGAATTTAACGAAATCATCATGATAAAAGAATCTTTCACATCTAACATTTTCAATTTTATTGAACAGTTTCCAAACTATGTTAAATCCGAGACTTGAAGACAGGACATTATACGAATTTGGAAAAATTAGGGCAACCCTCAGGTCGCCCTTCAAATCAATTTTTTCAACATTCTTTTCACTCAGTTTAAACTTTCTGACAATGTCAAACTCGCGAAAAGATTTACTATCACGTGGTCTTCTCAATAGAAATCCTCCTGAGGTAGTTTCTTGACACAACTGCTCTGACAAACTCCATTTCCAGGACCTTTGATTCACCTTTCATAATAACTCCCCGCATCTTTATTCTGTTATCCTGTATGTCAATCACTTTCACGCCAACTGCAAGTCGTTCTGAGACGTGAACTGGTGAAATATGTCTTACATCTGCAGCTATAACAACAGACACCTCGTTTTCATCGAGAAATGGTTGAATCATTTCATAAGCAACATGAAACACTAAAGCACTAAGTCCAGAAGTACTGGCATAAGAAAACATTGCCATCTCCTGATCTTCATTCCACAGGCAGGATTCGTCAACAACTCTTTCAACTGTCTTGCTCTGACCCCGCAGCAGCTCTAAGTTTGTCATGGTTCACCATCTCCTCGCCAAGTTCAGTTTTGAGGATTTTTCTCAATTCTTCACCTTCAAGCACTTCTCTTTCAAGTAAGAGCTCTACCAGCTCATCAAGTTGTTTATGATATTTTGTGAGTATCTCCTTGGCTCTATCGTAGCTTTCCGTAACAATTTTTCTAACTTCCTCATCTATCTCACTTGCAACTTCTTCACTATAATTGCGCATCCTTGTCAGTTCTTTTCCAAGAAATATTTCCTGTTCGGTCTTTCCCCATGAAAGCGGACCAAGTTTATCACTCATGCCAAATTGGCAAACCATTCTTCTTGCGAGTTCTGTCGCTCTTTCAATATCTGAAGCTGCTCCAGTTGTGACCTCTTGAAAGATCAATTCCTCCGCAGCTCGGCCACCAAGTAAACCTGTTATCTGATCAAGCAACTCCTGCTTAGTAACAAGATATCGATCTTCAGCCGGTAATTGAAGTGTATAACCCAGAGCACGATAACCCCTAGGAATGATAGATATTCTATGGACTGGATCAGCATTCGGCAACAAGCTCGAAACAATTGCATGACCAACTTCGTGGTAAGCAACTATCCTTTTTTCTCTGGGACTTATAACCCGAGATTTTCTCGCTGGACCAGCGATAACTCTATCTATTGCCTCTTCAAAATCCTCCATCTTTATTTTATCTCTTCCATTTCTTGCTGCGAGCAAAGCTGCTTCGTTAACCAGATTCTCAAGATCTGCTCCCACAAAACCTGTTGTTCTCTGTGCAAGAACTCTTATATCCACATCTTCAGCAATAGGTTTATTTCTCGCGTGAATTTTCAGAATCTCTTCTCTTCCTCTGACATCCGGAGTATCAAGCACAACTTTCTTATCGAATCTCCCAGGTCTGAGCAAAGCCGGATCGAGTATATCCGGTCTGTTTGTCGCAGCCATAACTACTATACCCTGCCGAACATCAAAGCCATCCATTTCAACTAAAAGCTGGTTAAGAGTTTGTTCCCTCTCATCATGTCCTCCGCCAAGTCCAGCGCCCCTGTGTCTACCAACTGCATCTATTTCGTCTATAAAAACTATGCAGGGAGCATTTGCTTTTGCCTGGTTGAACAGATCCCTCACGCGTGCAGCGCCAACACCGACGAATAATTCGACAAAATCAGAACCACTTATGTGAAAAAACGGTACATTTGCTTCACCGGCAACTGCCCTTGCAAGTAGAGTTTTTCCGGTACCAGGGGGCCCAACAAGCAAAATTCCCTTTGGCATTCGGGCGCCAATTTTTGAAAATCTACCCGGATCTTTCAGAAACAAAACTGTTTCCTTCAATTCTTCAACCGCTTCATCTACCCCGGCTACATCTTTGAAAGTTACACGTGCCTGACCAGGTCTGTTCATCTGAGCCCTGCTTTTCGTGAAGGTGAAAGCCTGATTGTTTCTGCCCGAAATAGTTCTCATCATGAAGAAGAACATAAACAGAAGAAAACCTATGAATATGACATTTCCTATAACATTCACCCAGAAAGAACTGCTCACACCCTTTTCACCAGTTACTCTCACACCCTTTTCACTGAGAACTTTTATGGTTTCTGAATCCTGCATAAACCACGGTGCGTATATTTCATAATATTCTCCTCTTTTTGTCGTTACTCTGAGTATTCCATCGTCTCTCACAACAACTTCTGCTATTCTGGTTGGTTCTTCATAAGCCATCTGAATAAAATCGCTGAAGCTCATCTTTGAAGGTGCTGATGTGTCA is a window of Pseudothermotoga elfii DSM 9442 = NBRC 107921 DNA encoding:
- a CDS encoding ABC transporter ATP-binding protein, which gives rise to MIISLKKVKKYFPIRSGVFLQISGWVRALEEIDLEICENETVGVVGESGCGKTTLGRVVAKILQPTAGEINFSGVDISKKLPRQIEKTFRRSVQMIFQDPFNSLDPRMTIADVVKEPLEAHNVFSSKKEQEEYIRELLSKVGLHGEYLSRYPHEFSGGQRQRIAIARAIALKPKLIICDEPTSALDISVQSQIINLLQQLREEYKMSYLFISHNLDVVYHMSDRLIVMYLGNVVECGEAREVFENPVHPYTKALMESTPSWNPEEKRLSRIKLSGEPPSPVNPPEGCPFSTRCPVKIERCEKEKPVLLGNNQHKVACFIGEV
- a CDS encoding ABC transporter ATP-binding protein is translated as MKKILQIENLKTYFRTPDGIVKAVDGISFHLNEAEVLALVGESGCGKSVTVMTILGLIKCPPAIVQGSIRYGEIDLLKLSNEEYRKIRGKKISMIFQEPMSSFDPLYTVGKQMMEVAMAHLNCNPDQARQLCIDMLKKVQIPLAEKRFDEYPHEMSGGMLQRIMIAMALLTNPDVLIADEPTTALDVTIQAQVLNLFRDLQSTYRTSVIFITHDLGVVAELANRVHVMYAGKIVERATVEQIFKSPKHPYTKGLLRSRVRREYKGKLLPYVPGYVPSATNFPKGCRFHPRCEYAKNVCIEQEPPEFFIDGTGVSCWLYARSDEK
- a CDS encoding ABC transporter permease is translated as MTTWKRVLSQFKKHKLGVIGFWILIVMYLLVIFADFISPYNYKETHSRFTNAPVTRIRIIHNGELRSPFIYGLKKTRDPVTFMVRYEEDKTKIYPIKFFVRGEKYRFWGLFETDIHLFGIQASSSEAMLLLFGADRFGRDLFSRVLMGGRVSLTVGLVGTLISVVIGAIMGAISGYYGGWIDVLIQRFIELLRSFPRIPLWLALAVILPPSWPSTWVYFGIVVVLSLIGWMGVARVVRGMVLSLREKEFVLAAKVAGVSDFKIITRHLIPNIMSYLIVVSTLSIPGMILGESAISFLGLGIKEPMTSWGLLLKQAQSLSTLSTSPWLLIPGIFIMISVLAFNFVGDALRDALDPYRVVEKI
- a CDS encoding ABC transporter permease, encoding MWSFILRRVLIMIPMMFLISIVCFVVTELQPGDFLSQYLENPRISPEQIESLRKELGLDKPAYERYFMWIKNIVLKGDFGYSFSYQRPVVELIWERLGWTVAIALFTIVFQWLIAIPMGIYSAFHPYTAGDYTLTVVGFIGLSIPEFFMALVLMYLILKVGGTAVGGLFSPQFIGAPWSWEKFVDLLNHIWLPVIVVGVSGLAGLMRIMRGNMLDIMGSPFVTSLRARGLSEKVVKRHIIKNALNPLVSIAGMELPNIFSGTIIASIVLNLPTIGPFFYNALLNHDQYLVMTFLMFIALITQIGNLLADIALAVLDPRIRVS
- a CDS encoding ABC transporter substrate-binding protein, whose translation is MKRVFIFLLLLCAVLLMATEYFVEDAVLTPDSNPEIGGTLRLALSSTPESFLLYGTLDSAAYTVVMGPMFSTLVEMHPVTNEIRPALAKSWTVSEDGREVTFKIREAYWSDGTAITSDDVIFTFEYFVMNSYARGNSVARFTIPDEKGENKPIIWQKIDDKTVKAILPSSYGPFFTVLSHVYIYPKHKLEPLIDKNDLGSVNKLWLSNTDPKEIVVNGPYKLSQVITDQKIVLERNPYYWKVDRFGNRLPYFDRVEYLIVRDAEVRLAKFMAGEIDFMAISSKDYPMLKQQELTGKAPYKVYATQPNQATPSPIHISFNFDVDDPQLRELFRTLEFREAMEYALNRERIIDEVFAGLAIPDAGLMLPSNKAFYNPKIEELLRPYDLKKANELLDKIGLNKKDKDGYRLFSNGKRVEFNLLVQSSPQEYQDVAVIFAQDLEKIGIKVNLQILDSSLVGQMFGAGNFQAGVRAFGNQPDPQLRKAIWQPGTQLYYWHYSTMDKTKTPPQPVFENMFDWEKRIWELFEKGQVEMDPAKRKVYYDEWQELYHVYLPVIFVCKGMNIWGINNTLGNAGLTDEGMIVFTVWTAYRK
- a CDS encoding BadF/BadG/BcrA/BcrD ATPase family protein; the encoded protein is MKILSIEGGGTTLKVTLVRNGEVLQRATFSKGTNLSAISEKQLEETIAEVAGWSGEVDEIRAAFSGAGSEERKKILLAVLNKCFPNAKIRIFTDAEAALWACYEGKPVTVVIAGTGSIVMGIDSSKNIFRAGGWGHLFDDEGGGFSIVCKLIRQALNYRDELIDYDPIFDQLLSFYGAKKIEDLVELQRYNDFKQKIASFTKHMKLTPLSKKIIEEEIEVLAKRTFHIISKVNSKKLYVHGGMFSMDYFYQNFADHFKNIETRKIERDIDLLLAVKSHFLLGSY
- a CDS encoding B12-binding domain-containing radical SAM protein, which gives rise to MRRPRDSKSFREFDIVRKFKLSEKNVEKIDLKGDLRVALIFPNSYNVLSSSLGFNIVWKLFNKIENVRCERFFYHDDFVKFYSIDSLTPLDEFPIWAFAVNFENDLLNIISILKKKSVPIRNIDRRPFDPLVVFGGALTYTKLPVFDIIADVILHGDFEPMVENLDSVLEYISREKLVEKMAELHFASVPVLRKKESEISKISDLNLTIPASPIIFSHGEFKNRLLIEIERGCVWNCNFCMMGALRKPARFLNIETLKRLIMHTETCSVGLIASNVTDYPWLEEMLSWLEKNSIKVSVSSLRLDRLSKRFVSFLKRSQHAFTIAPESASEKIRKILGKNFTDQQIESALVVASEAGFREVKMYFMYGFDEEEESDLKKIGWFVRKAKRMGYRVKISANPFIPKRGTFMQNRKMQDLRVLKEKEKIIKNTVQHDASVVFENIDLSFIQYTINSAEGDMLHELIQNFENGEKLKFIVQKLAFK
- a CDS encoding thioesterase family protein → MTNLELLRGQSKTVERVVDESCLWNEDQEMAMFSYASTSGLSALVFHVAYEMIQPFLDENEVSVVIAADVRHISPVHVSERLAVGVKVIDIQDNRIKMRGVIMKGESKVLEMEFVRAVVSRNYLRRISIEKTT
- the ftsH gene encoding ATP-dependent zinc metalloprotease FtsH, with translation MNGNRPNYISLIFAALVILSLFWLVRSFYFDTSAPSKMSFSDFIQMAYEEPTRIAEVVVRDDGILRVTTKRGEYYEIYAPWFMQDSETIKVLSEKGVRVTGEKGVSSSFWVNVIGNVIFIGFLLFMFFFMMRTISGRNNQAFTFTKSRAQMNRPGQARVTFKDVAGVDEAVEELKETVLFLKDPGRFSKIGARMPKGILLVGPPGTGKTLLARAVAGEANVPFFHISGSDFVELFVGVGAARVRDLFNQAKANAPCIVFIDEIDAVGRHRGAGLGGGHDEREQTLNQLLVEMDGFDVRQGIVVMAATNRPDILDPALLRPGRFDKKVVLDTPDVRGREEILKIHARNKPIAEDVDIRVLAQRTTGFVGADLENLVNEAALLAARNGRDKIKMEDFEEAIDRVIAGPARKSRVISPREKRIVAYHEVGHAIVSSLLPNADPVHRISIIPRGYRALGYTLQLPAEDRYLVTKQELLDQITGLLGGRAAEELIFQEVTTGAASDIERATELARRMVCQFGMSDKLGPLSWGKTEQEIFLGKELTRMRNYSEEVASEIDEEVRKIVTESYDRAKEILTKYHKQLDELVELLLEREVLEGEELRKILKTELGEEMVNHDKLRAAAGSEQDS